A genome region from Candidatus Eisenbacteria bacterium includes the following:
- a CDS encoding 4Fe-4S binding protein — protein sequence MIDKELCTGCGNCLPTCPVGAIKLESEYAEIDEDLCVECGVCYRAKSCPVEAFEQEPDLPWPRIIRRVFSDPNAPHSTTTGGWGRGTSEMKSNDVTGRYKKGQVGIAVEVGRPGVGVTIRNIEKIAAPLTRLGIHFEPLNPLTSLMEDTEKAIFKEEVKNERVLSAIIEFMIEASRLEEVVRALEESSACASDTVFSVSIISRVEPGGAVPNIEALAKLGYKASPNAKVNLGLGRPKAET from the coding sequence ATGATTGACAAGGAGCTCTGTACTGGATGTGGCAATTGCTTGCCAACCTGTCCTGTTGGCGCTATCAAGTTGGAATCGGAATATGCAGAGATAGATGAAGATTTGTGCGTAGAATGCGGTGTATGTTACAGAGCTAAGAGCTGTCCGGTAGAGGCATTCGAACAGGAGCCGGACTTGCCCTGGCCGCGGATCATCAGAAGAGTATTTAGCGACCCCAATGCACCTCATTCCACCACAACAGGTGGCTGGGGGCGTGGCACATCGGAAATGAAGAGCAATGATGTAACCGGCCGTTATAAGAAAGGGCAAGTCGGCATCGCAGTGGAAGTGGGAAGACCGGGGGTTGGCGTAACAATCCGTAACATAGAAAAGATTGCTGCTCCCTTGACAAGACTTGGCATTCACTTCGAGCCGCTAAACCCTTTGACAAGCTTAATGGAAGATACTGAAAAGGCCATTTTTAAAGAAGAAGTGAAAAATGAAAGAGTGTTAAGTGCGATCATTGAATTCATGATTGAGGCTTCAAGGTTAGAAGAAGTAGTGAGAGCTTTGGAAGAAAGTTCCGCATGTGCAAGTGACACGGTGTTTTCCGTATCCATTATCAGCAGAGTGGAACCTGGAGGCGCCGTACCCAATATTGAAGCTCTGGCGAAGTTGGGGTATAAAGCGTCCCCCAACGCAAAAGTGAATTTAGGATTAGGTAGACCGAAAGCGGAAACTTAG